NNNNNNNNNNNNNNNNNNNNNNNNNNNNNNNNNNNNNNNNNNNNNNNNNNNNNNNNNNNNNNNNNNNNNNNNNNTCTAGTGCAGCAACGATATGAATGTATTTCCTCCGTGGTAGACTGTTAAGAAACTTCTTAACAAGCTTTGGTTCTCCAATGTCTTCTCCTAAAGCTGCACTTTTTGTGGATAATTCAGAAAGTCTTCCGACAAAATCATCTATTGTATCTGATTCTTTCATCTTGATTCTATCAAACTCAGCAATCAATGTTTGAAGCCTTGCCTCCTTAACCCTCTCAGCTCCGATGTGCCTAGTTTTTATTGCATCCCAAACTCCCTTGGAAGTCTTGAGATTGCCAACTTGCAGGAGCAAACTTTCAGGAATCGATTGGAATAGAAGAGCTTTAGCCATATCGTTTTTGTCTATGTCGTCTTCTCCTGGTTCGATGGTCTCCTACACTTTGTTCACCCTTAGTGCAACCGTCATACGCATCAACCATACCGTATAGTTTGTAGAGTTCAGCATAGGACATTGTATTGAGGACGGACCGTTCTCCTTCGGTTTGTTAGCCATGGTCGTAGGGATTATATCACTCATCTTTCTCTTAATCCAAACAACTACTCTTGCctggttctttcttcttcacaacgCCAAGGGTAAACAGAACAAAAGAtcttttgctctgataccaaatatagaataTAGGTTGCAGAAACTAAAGAATATAAAGAATAATCTCtctttattagtttaaaaaactGACTCAAAACTTAAACTTCTCAAGCTCTCAACCTTACATTTGTTTTGCCATGACTCGGCTTCATATATAGGAACACACAAATCCTAATCCCAATGGGAACACAATAttgtttagataactcctaaacttTGAGAGCCTTATCCTTGAACCATAACTCGGTTTGGATAAGTCTTACTTCTAACCTAAGTTATCTTCAAGTTTGTGccaacaaaaccctaacttgaGTTCTAAAAGAACCAAACCCTCTTTCGATTTCAAAGCCTAGATCGAGTTTCTTAAGAGATAACttccttgaatttgtttccctcactaaacaaattaatttgtttccctcactaaacaaattcattgtggaaacctagtttttacacCGGTTCAATGGTCTAGTGATTGCTCACTATAGTCTATAGTTTCTATGTGAATTTTTGAGTTTTCTAAAACGATTAGACAAACAATATCTGGCCATTGATGCAACTTCAAGAACCAATATCTCTGTACTTCATACTCAACTTACAAGTCTATGATTCTTCgccataaaaagaaagaaaaataaaaacccttAAAGTTCCACCCTCTACATACAGGAGCTAGTCAAGTCTAGTTTTgatccctcttcttcttcttcttcttcttcttcctccagaATTTGACCAACTCCTCCTGTTAAACGTCCTTCATCCTCCGAAAAAAggtaacaaaatatttcattGTCTGATCCTAAATATGAAATGATCGATGTTGTTCCTATAGATCTGTTGATGTatattgttcttcttcctctttattCACATCATCTTTATATGTTAATCAGGAAAGGTGACGACAAGCCAAGAGAACAGAAGCCCAAAGCCAGCGACAACAAACCtgttatgaatgaatgaatgaatagaTTAGTAGTTCTGCTTGTAATTTTGCTTTTACCTCTTCTGATGTTTCAGTTGTAAGGATGGATCATCATTTTAATGAGAATTTAAGTTCCTTTCCTTTGAAATCTGGCTTGTTTGTGTTATTCCATaattctcgttttttttttttttgttcacattcCATAATTCTCGTTAAAACCTTTAACTAGTATCTCTCGGGTGTTTTTCACTGTAACCACTTGATTTACTCACAAAGTAAGTAACTTTATCTATTGAGCATTACCAGTTTCTTCGAATCCAATTgcagaaatccaaaaaaaacaccaaaaataaagCATTCACAAAGAAACCATTCTTTGAATCCAAATATCTATCTATGAACGCTGTTGCCACTACTACCAATAACCAAAACAGAAGAGTCTGTTGGTAAAAAGAAGGGTTCCTATAACTGTAACCAGATATGAATGTAACTTCCAGTCCAGCCTATATCTACATAACGAGTCAGGTTCAGTTTCGATTCCGCACTCCCCTATTAAACTGCTTCTGCACTAGAAGTTTTCGCCCATCAATCCGTATAGGAGACGCCTGGATAAGATTATTAAAAATCAATCTAACAGTTGTGCAACCAGTTATGGCATCTCAAGAGATCAACTTGAATCCCCACGAGTCAGACAAAAATAGTCCAGGTCCAAAGCACGTACGTACCTCTATTGCACTCTCGGCAGCATCTGCTTCCACAAACGTCACAAATCCATACCAATTTTCCTACCAGATTCATACATGTACACACACAAATTAGTGTTTccattaagaagaagaagaagggttcaAAAAATGCTTGTTACTAGATTTCGTTTTAACACTTACCAAACCCCCAGGGTTATAAACTGTAACTTCTCCTTCTTTAATTAGTCCAAAACGCGTGAATACATTCTCCAACCAGTCAATGGTTGCATTTGGAGGAAGATTTTTAACGTAAATTCCAAAACTGTCATATAACTCTGATAaatacacacaaacacacaaacaaaaaggttaaaaataGAGTGATTCATCCATCTGCAACTCAAagaaagaccaaaaacaaatcaaaggtATTCACATTCCTCCTCCTTACCTTGAGACTCTTGATTTTCAGTACCATCCGTTGGTTCAGAAACTCTCAGTGATTCATCTGCAACTTCGTTACCTCCATTATTACCAGGAGCTTCTGTTCCTCTCCTTTCCACGCTTCTGCGTATGTTTCCTGGTCCAGAGGATGGAGTTTCCCAGTAACCTGAttctcaaccaaacaaaaaccgaCCGAGCCTTCAGCACAATTCTTTGATAGTAGACAGAGACTAAACAATACTCCCACAAACTCACTCATATAGTCAGGTCGCTTCCTTTCCACGTAAACTCTATTGCCACCAAACATTATAGGAGACGCCTGGATAAGATTCATGCCAAAATTATCAAAACCAAAGTAGACAGTTCTGCAATTCTGTAGTCAGACCAAATGCTAAACAAGTGTCTCTAGGTCCAAAAGCGTTTACCTCTATTGCCTTCTGGGCGGCATTTTCTTCCTTAAACTCCACGAAGCCATAAGAAAAGCTCTTTAacaacaagaaaccaaacagaTTAGTGTTTTTGTTTACCCCATGAAGAAGGGCTCCAAAGATGCTTGATAGTAGATTAGTTAACATATTTACCCTTTTCCACCTAATTTCAGTTCCACCTCTTCTGATTTCTCCAAACTGCGTAAACTCTTCCTCAAGTGAGGCAATGGTTGTATATGGAGGAAGATTTTTAATGCAAATGGCTTTACCCTCAGTTACCGCtggtaaacaaacaaacaaaaagttatagAGCGTGTATAAAATAACCAAACGAGATAGATAAAGACACTTCCTTGCCAGCAAAATATGAAGGCTGTTGTTACTCACCAGCATTAGCAGAAGGAATGGTTGCATTAACCTCGGATATGTCAAGAAACTTGAACATGTCATTATAAACAAAGTAGCCGTTTTCTTGGGGagcaagaaataaaatttgtgtga
The Camelina sativa cultivar DH55 chromosome 15, Cs, whole genome shotgun sequence DNA segment above includes these coding regions:
- the LOC104748061 gene encoding putative G3BP-like protein translates to MCYNLNPTEAMDPAPAPVRRDSAEELYNNYVGDELTEQYYAHLQNSPELLHQFYKDESTITRPGLDGVMRSATLPDMIQDLDMLSSGGFDSVEVTSVISQGSHSRCIFVDVYGYITIRERPPRYFTQILFLAPQENGYFVYNDMFKFLDISEVNATIPSANAAVTEGKAICIKNLPPYTTIASLEEEFTQFGEIRRGGTEIRWKRSFSYGFVEFKEENAAQKAIEASPIMFGGNRVYVERKRPDYMSYWETPSSGPGNIRRSVERRGTEAPGNNGGNEVADESLRVSEPTDGTENQESQELYDSFGIYVKNLPPNATIDWLENVFTRFGLIKEGEVTVYNPGGLENWYGFVTFVEADAAESAIEASPIRIDGRKLLVQKQFNRGVRNRN